A single Primulina eburnea isolate SZY01 chromosome 11, ASM2296580v1, whole genome shotgun sequence DNA region contains:
- the LOC140805299 gene encoding uncharacterized protein, with amino-acid sequence MSSCFPSSFIYVTNGSVSCGVSKHTKGKKNPSVVKLPVDSNVSFLSNKSSKDRNFSGPVTSQGSGIGILGGVSLESTLNFAKKLVNFKLDDGENGLPFVLCSDPALSKDLLSLERGSFPSLNPVKPASIGVDQSSVVENLRCKRNFLEKSGVSCIVMPCHVLHSWYDEIAEGCSVPVLNMGVCVANELKEAKLRPLEAGSPLRIGVLATNVDLATRFYQEKLENEGFEVILPDKATMEHAVIPAVEALKRKDTEGAQNLFRIALQVLLVRAVNKIILASDEFLEVLPLDDPLWQKCILPINALARSTAKYAQSTGKSK; translated from the exons ATGTCATCGTGTTTCCCATCATCATTCATTTATGTAACAAATGGGAGTGTAAGTTGTGGTGTGAGTAAACATACAAAAGGGAAGAAAAACCCATCCGTTGTGAAGCTTCCGGTTGACAGTAACGTAAGTTTTCTGTCGAATAAATCTTCAAAAGACAGGAATTTCAGTGGTCCCGTAACAAGTCAAGGCAGTGGGATTGGGATCCTTGGAGGTGTTTCATTGGAGTCCACACTTAATTTTGCTAAAAAGTTGGTGAATTTTAAGTTGGATGACGGAGAAAATGGCCTTCCTTTTGTCCTTTGTTCAGATCCTGCACTAAGCAAGGATCTCTTATCCCTTGAAAGAGGTTCTTTTCCTAGTCTTAATCCTGTAAAACCCGCAAGTATAGGTGTTGATCAAAGTTCAGTGGTCGAGAATTTAAGGTGTAAGAGGAATTTTCTCGAGAAATCGGGAGTATCTTGTATAGTAATGCCTTGTCATGTATTGCATTCTTGGTATGATGAAATTGCCGAGGGATGTTCTGTTCCTGTCCTGAATATGGGTGTGTGTGTGGCAAATGAACTCAAGGAGGCTAAGTTGAGGCCACTTGAAGCTGGAAGCCCTTTGCGTATAGGTGTTCTAGCGACCAATGTGGATTTGGCGACTAGATTTTATCAAGAAAAGCTTGAAAATGAG GGATTTGAGGTTATACTGCCAGACAAAGCAACAATGGAACATGCTGTGATTCCAGCAGTTGAAGCATTAAAAAGAAAAGACACAGAAGGAGCACAGAATTTGTTCAGAATTGCATTGCAAGTTCTATTAGTTAGAGCGGTGAACAAAATCATTCTTGCCTCCGATGAATTTCTGGAGGTCTTACCCCTAGATGATCCTCTGTGGCAAAAATGCATCCTTCCGATTAATGCTTTAGCCCGGTCGACCGCCAAGTATGCTCAATCAACGGGGAAAAGCAAATAG